A region of the Apium graveolens cultivar Ventura chromosome 6, ASM990537v1, whole genome shotgun sequence genome:
aatttatttaattttgattCATGTTAGGTCTATGTGCATCTCACAGTTTCTAAGATTGGTATATGTGATTTGGTGTGGTTCGTATTAGCATTTTTGGCTTGTGGAAGACAACTTTATTGATTGTTGAATATGTTTTGGTTGGTTTGTGTAGTTGTGAATTTAGCTACAACAGGTTATAATGTAGTTTTGATTGGCATTTTTTTGTGATTTATTTAATTTTGATTCATGTTAGGTCTATGTGAATCTAACAATTTCTAGATCGGTATGTGTAATTTGGTGTGCCTCGTGTTAGCATTTTTGGCTTGTGGAAGACAATTTTATAGATTTTTGGATATTTGATAAGATTTAGGTGTTTCGTGTTGTTGATATGTTCTATTTTATTGTGTTTTTGATATATTGATGGTTCTTTAATGGTTACATATGTGATGCTTATGATGATGGATGCTATAAATTGGAGGTTTTATTTATATATGAATGTGAATATGTTTGATTGGTTTATGTACTTGTGAATTTAGCTACAACAGGTTATAATTTAATTCTGAATGGCGAATTATGAGGTTTTTTGTgcaatttatttaagtttgatTCATGTTAGGTGTATGTGCATCTTACAATTTCTAGATCGGTATGTGTGATTTGGTGTGGCACTTTTTAGCAGTTTTAGCTTGTGGAAGACAACTTTATAGTTTTAGTTTTAGTTTTTCGATATGTTCTATTGTGTTTTCGGTATATTAATCGTTATATAATTAGGTGATTATGATGATGGGAGGCAATAAATTGGTGGTTTTATTTACATATGAATATGTTGATCGATGATGACCGGTTTGGTTTATATAGTTTGTGACTTTAGCTACAATAGGTTGATATTTATTTCTGATTGGAGAATTATGAAGTTTTTAGGGAAATatatttgattttgatttatACTAGTAAAGTATATTGATGGATGATCCGTTGGTACATGTAGTTTATGACTGTAGCTATAAGGTGAAATTTATTTTTGATTGACGGGTAATGAGGTTTTTAGTGGatatatttaattttcattcatgTTAGGTCTGTGTGGATTTGCTGAGTATTAGCATTTTTGGCGTGTGGATGATAAATTGATAATTTTGTTGGTTGGCGGTTAATTGCTGCATATTTCTCCGAGTAGCTTTGAAATGCTTTTTAGCTTCGATTGATGTTATATTGTTATCTATGTTTCAGTTTGATGTTTGTGCTGACAATACAATTCTTAATATTGTTGGCCTCTTGTGTTTTTACAATTTTTTGAGCGTAAAGTGGTTATAGCTATTTGTAGCAGCTGATATAGAGTTTGATTGTGTTGTCCGGAATCACAGAATTTCTTCTTACATCTATTAACTTGTGTTTTTGAGTTGTGTTTTGGTTTGGTGAATATAAAACACAGGTAATTGGTATATGATTGTCGCTTACTTTAACAATGGGATTAACAGAACTGGTTTAATCAAGGAATTGTTATGCTTAGAATCGGTTTTAGCATTAAATAGTCTTTTATGctttatttgattttattttactttttgtTGTTTACGATTCATTGAACTGTTGGTCTGGCTTGGTTTGTATAGCATCTCTGATGGTTTCACATTTCATATGTAATTAGATTTTGAGTAAAAAGCTGGGAGTCACCAATTGTTTGTGCTAATATTCGATTCCATTGGCTTGTGAAATATAATTATACTGATTGTTGGTTGCGTACTTGATAATCATTATTTTTTAAGTAGCTTAGAATAGTTTTAGCTACTGCTGATGTTATCTAAGTTTCAGTTTGATCTTTCTGTCGACAATCAACACTTGTCCTGCGAGGACAATTTTAATTTTAACTATATAGCTAATGGTAGCAGCTAATACAGATTTGTAGTGTGGCTGTTCACGGAGTCAGTTGTGTGTAGCTATCTTCTTACTATCCTCTTGCTATCAGCTGATACATATCGAGTCAAATACCCGTGTTGCCTGAGATATCTTCTTACTTCTATAAAAATCTGTTTTCGAGTCATGCTTTAGTATGTGTTTGTTGCTTACTCTAACGAAGAGACTGCATTGATGTTCAAAGTGCCTTCTTACATATATAAATTTCACTGCAAGTTAAGAGTCAGTTAATGAATATTGTCTGGAATGTGTTCTTACAACTTTGATATTCAGTTTATGAGGAGTTATCTGTTTCGGTCCAGTTCAATCTTCAGGCAAGTGAGTCAGGTTGTTATTTTTGGAGAGATTTGTGAAGTAGTGATGAGATGTTTTGGTGCACAGTGCTTAAGTGGAAAATTTTGTGGGCAAGAACAAAGTAAGATTCTTTACAGACCTGTGAATGAGAGCTATCACAATTGCAAGCGCTATCACCATTAAGTGAATAATATGATTCGTGAGGATCGAAATGTGAAACACTTACGAAAAGAAAGGTGATAGCTGCTTGCGAATAATATGATTCCTTGATCTATAGGGAGGATCAAAATTTGAAACACTTACGAAAAGAAAAAATGTAGGAAGTTAAGATTTGAATCTCGAATCTTGTTTTAGCAAATACCGTATGAGTTCACTATGATACATCTAGTAAACAAATGATCTACTCCCTCTGTCCCTAAAAACGTTTTCTAATTTGTATtggacacgtttgtcaatgcacacttttgattgttaatatctttaatttcgtattagtattaaatataaaaattttattttattaaaacacTTATAAATACGAATTTAACAAGATAATTCATAACTAATTTAatcttatagattagacgtaaattaataTTCAATCGCCTATCATGAATAATGTCAGAAGTCAAAATAGAAACGTATAACGGGACGGAAGGAGTACCAATTAAGCTACTTCCCCCACTATGAcaagaaaaaaaattaaacaaattTTACAATTAGGAAAAGCCCGGAGTTGCAAGATAGTAAAATTATGAGAAATAAAAAAGAAAGGTTCTACCGAGAATTGAACTCGGGTTACTGGATTCAGAGTCCAATGTCCTAACCGCTAGACCATAGAACCAGATGCGTACTTACGTTAAGAGAAGCTATATACATAATGGGTCACTGAAAGTGAGGTAACGTTTAAGAAGGATCTTGGGCTTTAAGGAGAACAAAAGGGCGGGTTTGAGGGATCATAAGAGCATCTCCGATGGGAAAAGCCCCTAGCAAAAATATCCTACATGGCACAAATTACACATAATTTGTATAATTTCGAGAACTTCAATCATACAAGACCCTTAACTAAAATTATAGTCAATTTGTTTATATTGGCTAAATTTGTCGCACGAGAACTTCAATCATACAAGACCCTTAAGTAAAATTATAGTCAATTTGTTTATATTGGCTAAATTTGTCGCACGTATCAAGGAACTGTAACAAAGCTATAAACACAAATTTAACGTCAATCTCCATTGGAGCACATCACCTTACAGATTCAACAAAttttatataatcattattttatattattttagacGAACATTTTAGCTAATACTGCAACTAAGCCCAACGAGAAGTGCATACAATATTGCTGAAAATTTTGCAGCTTTTAGGATGTTTTGTGCATTTCAACAACCCATTTTGACCCAAGTGGCCAAGCATTTTAAAAGCCCAATTCTTAACAAGTACAAGCTCATTACATAGTGATCTGATCAGCCCAAGACTCGGacattatattataaatgaaATATAAGTGAATTTTTTATTTGAAATGTAACTCATTTTTATAAATCATCTGTTTATATTAATGAAGAGTGTCTTCTAAAGTTCTGCTCCATCCGTCTCattgaattttatatattacttttcggcacgcttttcaatgctGCTTTAAAACATAATTCagcaatatttttttaaaaaaaaaattctgaataaaagtttaatgtttaaacttttattcaaaaaaaaacattatgaaaccatattttatagaagtctcgaaatacgtgcaaatagtaAACGTATAGAACCCCATTGGACGGAGGTAGTAATACATTATGTTACGTCAATTCCAACTGTTTCGTAGTAGGTTccttttaaatattataaaatgtgAAATTCTAGTGATTTAGGATATTATCTTGTATTTCAACCACAACAATGTTCTCTGTACTCATTActtgcaacaacaacaataataataataataattttgaaaaGGTATAGACTAGAAATGGGAGGAAGAGAAATAAATAAGTAAAAAGaggataaataaataaatattttattgaCAAAAATTATTTAGGAAATGGCTAGTAATTCCTAATTATTTAAAAACAAGTTATGAAAGACATGTCCTAATAATTTGGGAAAGCACGAGATACTATTAAACTGTTATTATATTTTACGTAACTTCCTTATAATTGAACTTATGAGCTCGTCTAAAAAAGATACCGGACTTGCTCTCAAGTTATTCgttttaaaaattcatttttttaagaaTCTGATTTATACATGTCTTGCAAATAATTATTTGTTCTAATAAATGTTACTGATAATCAGAATTAAATCTGGAACGACAAAAAATAAGTTCTTACTTTTGAGTTGGATTAAATATAAAATCCTCACCAACTTCATGATGTCTAGATATCAAGGTACCAAACCAAACAACTCATTAATGTAAAAAAAATCACTATCAAGGCCAAAGCCACAGTTTCCACAACATTAGGTTAACCACTTAAAATTATTGGTTCAACAACATTCTTTAATCAAGCCCAAGTAGGGACTTTGACAATGAAATGAAAACGGCCCATTAAATTTATCTCCCAACACACATGCACCTTGATGTTGCTTTCAAAATTAATGTACCGAATCTCATTATTTTTTCAAGGGACTTGTCATTCTCAGAATCAGGATTCATCATGTCATTGTCAATCATCTTAATACGATTATTTCAAAAATTCTGTTTAGGATAATCATTTGTTTTTGGTATACCATTTCATCATTGGGGATACTGGACAGTAAAGGGCATTTCTTGTGTTAATCACAGAGCTGATTGGATTGAAGGAGATTATTAGGCATCCGGGACACGAGACCTTAGTCGAAATCAGTTTAGAAGACCTTATCATACATATAAGATTATTTCAAggaaatttgaaaattttggggtCCTAAACTCGAGATTTGTTCACTTATACCATGACAACAGTTTAAAAGACCTTATCATGTGAAATCAATTTAAGGAAATTCGAAAATTTTGGATTCCTAAACTTGAGATTTATTCGCATTATATTTACCATGGCAGCTTCTATTGGGTATCTCGGTAATGTaaaactaccttcattggttATGTAAAACTACCTTCATTTAGGAAGGATCCTTATGTATGCGGTCAATTTATTATTTTTCGCTACTATTAGGTATCTCAGTTATGTAAAGCTACCTTCCTAGACGAAGGATCCTTGTGTATGCGGTTAATTTATTATTTTCCGTAAGAAGGTTTCTTAAAGGTTCTAATTTGCGGTTTTGGAAATGCCATCTAGGCAATCTATGATTCTGATTTTGCtgtaaaatatttgaaattcagCTTGAAACTTGTAAAATGAACTTAAAAACCAAGGGTGCAGAGGATGTAACAGGGGAATCAAACAGGTTGAATAATTCTGTCCGAAAAAATCACTTTCATCGTCTTGCAATCTTCGGAAAGCAGATTGAACAATAGCAAATATATGCGACAATGCATCACACTGCCTGTCTGATCAAACCTATCTAGTAACAACTAACAAGAATTCGCAATGTCTAGGTGACCCAAGGTATTTTTCATTTTTATCATGCTACGAGGTGCAAAAGTTGGATCAGACAAACAAAACCTTCTACAAGATCACACTCTGGGCAAGACTAGTCTTCTTGCCAACGATAGAAGAATTGCATATAACTGGAACGAATTAAAAATTTGAAACCAACTACAAACATCATCTATTATGCAAGTCTTGTAGCAATCTTCACAACTCCAATACAGTAGACTAATGAAACAAAAGCAATGACCATTTGGTTAATGGAGCAGGAATATGCATATTATTAAAAGTAAGGACTTGAAAATATAAAAGCATAACGAGAGACTGCAGTGGCAATGAAAACTTATCTCACAGAATAACGAAAATAAAAACACGGTAAAACAAGGCAATTTGATATGAATCCGGTCTATTATGCTAAAGCTGTGACAAAGTTGCATCTGCTAGCAAAATATTGGTGAAAGAAAAAATTATCCCATTTTTTCATTAATGAGAAGCCTCATTTGGCAATACAATTTCTATAATTCTTTAAGATGATTTATAGAGACTAAATATAATGGCCAAACCAAAAGGGAGGAAAGAGGAGCAGGACAAAAGGCTAAAATTCTCAATAAGTTTGCCAATGACACCGCCTCAAATGCATAGTAAATTATGGGAATATTTCGAGTCTAGGCTCAAAGCTAAATCCAGTAAAGAGCTGAAGGGGGAATCTCTTTGTTACCGGACATTTTGATGACCACTTCCACTGCTTCTGGTTAAAGTCGAAGACAAGGAGAGCAGGAGATCCATAGCTCTGAATGTAAATGAGATCCCCTGTACCACTGCTAGCAAAAacatcatcaaactctccaaatCCTTGAAAGAACTTGTGGGGCATTCGAGAAATTTCCTGCCACACTTTACCATTCAGAAGCCAAATACCAATGCCCTTGATTATGCCAGGTCGGTCTTGTTTCCCAATACCTCCCACCATTACCAACTTCTCCTTTAGGTTCATCAGACGGCCACAAGTAAGAGGACATGGCATTGGAACAAAACCCCTCAACAACGGGCCCTGGGACAACCGGCCAGATATATTATAAGTTACTAATCCGTGACGGTCCTCTGGCATGCCACCACCAGTCGAGTATATCAGGAAGTACAAGACCCCGTTGCAAATCACACCCTCATCACCACCTCTCCAACCAGTTAAAACCTCTACCAAAGGGGTTTCCCATGTCATTGTTTCAGATTCATAAATGTGAATCGATAATTCCCACTGAAAAAAATCTCCCTGGACTTGTGTAGATTTCACAACTGACACATTGTAACAGTGAGATTCCTTTTTAACCGAGATTGCCAGTGCACTGTAATCAGGAAATTTCAAACCTGGAGGCTCCTCAAGCCTCCGGTAGTAACTAGAAACTGGGTTGCATACATATAGCTCACTTCTACTATCATCATCCATGAAGCAAACCAATCCATATGAAGAAGCAACGGACCAACTTGATGTCTCAACACAGGGAAGTGTTATGCTATACCACTTTCGAAGAAGGGGGTCGAAGGCATAACCAATTGGCTCATCAGAGCTTGTGAACATAAAATACCAAGGTTTCTGGGGCAGAGCATGCGTGAGGTTCCACAAAAACCTCCTTGAACCAACAATTTCATTCCATCTTTTGCACACACAACCCGCTCTAATAATGCTTGCAACGGGAAGATAAGCCAGAATTAATTCTAACAAGTCATCAGGCAAGATTGAATCCACAGAAACGGTTGTATTTTCATTGTTCCCCTCATCACTTAGCTCTGAATACGAATCAAAAACACGGACGTTTCTTACAATGCTGTCTACGGAATGACTGACCCATGATGTTTCCCCTTCCATAGTGAAGGAATGAAACTAATCTGAATTAAAACATTAAATATTAAAATCTATTAAATTAGAAAGGAAATTGTACAAAGCACTTCCTCAAGAACTAAGACTAGATATTGCCTTACCAGAAGTTTTACTGAATCATGGAGCATAATAAGATCTAGGGACAAGCAAATCCAAGTCTGCCACCTGCATGATATTAAGTTTAGTTATAACAAAACTCTGtgcaagaaaaatatgtgttcaGCTTAAAAATACACTTACAGAAGTTACAGACCAGAGAGAGAAATATGTTCATATACAACTTAAAAACAAATGAAAACCGCAATCCAGTTTATCCCCAAACTTGAACAATTTCTTCTGAATAAAATAGTCCTTACATAAGCCTCTCTACTTATACATAAATTTGCAGATTAAGTACAAATTACTGTATTAAATTTTACAACTTATACGCACCAACCGAGAAAGAAAAGCTAATATCTCTCCACATTCATCAAGATAGCTAAACAAACACATAATATATGTTTCTAACCAATATAGATATATACACTATATGAGTTAACGGAAATCAAGACCGGGACTCTATGGAATAAGAAAGATACTAGAAGTAGACAAAACTACCACTAATCGTCACATATAGACTGCTTCTATCGAATGCAAATCACACTAAAGTACCTTAAAGAACAAGTGAACAAAGCAATACAACCACTTGTTCATTATTGGGTAGCAACCCGAAGAGGACAACAGAGAAATGTCACAATAAGAAAACAACACCTCCTTTCCACATTCATTCGACAACAATGATTTTTCGGTTGACAGGGAAAAAAAAGCACCATATTATCCTCATAAAACAGACACTGCCCTAACAAACAACCTAGGGTTTCAATCATAAATTCCAATCCTTAAAACTCCAGGGCCCCAACCCTTTTGCACAAAAATTAAATAATTCACAAGAAAATGCTTAGTAAAAAAAAGATTAAACCATCCAAGAAAACACATCTAAAACATCAAAAACAAACCCAAAATCAAAACTTTAAAAAAACCCATAAATCATTTTCCACAAAGATTGAATCTTTAACAATTAAAGAGCACAAAACAAATCAAGATTGTACCTTTAAGCACAAAAAGATCTCTCTGAATAAAGGGGCATGCTCAATTTCCCTGAAACATCAACACAATTACCTAAAATTGCAAATTGAAATAATTTCATTGAAATAATTTCAAGAATTAGCAAAAAGTGAGATACAAAATGTGTGTGTATAGATTTAGCATATAAACATACCAAAGAAAGGAATGAGAACAAGATTGTTTGTTTCTTACCCTTTGTAATTTGTGAAAATGAACAAAATGACAGGCCTTGAAACCAAGAAAAGGGGAAGCTTTTAAGACAGAACACAAGTTAAGGAGAAAACTGAGAAGTGTTTATAAAGGAAGAGAAAATAAGGGcaaaaaaggaaaaataaaaaagaaaatatttcaaTTTTTGGACACAATTGAATTGTAATAAGTGCTGTCTTACTCACCAACATTTTTCACATTTGTTACTGTTTTTTGCTTTCTTGGAGTatatttttgtttttattactttct
Encoded here:
- the LOC141668002 gene encoding F-box/kelch-repeat protein At3g61590-like translates to MEGETSWVSHSVDSIVRNVRVFDSYSELSDEGNNENTTVSVDSILPDDLLELILAYLPVASIIRAGCVCKRWNEIVGSRRFLWNLTHALPQKPWYFMFTSSDEPIGYAFDPLLRKWYSITLPCVETSSWSVASSYGLVCFMDDDSRSELYVCNPVSSYYRRLEEPPGLKFPDYSALAISVKKESHCYNVSVVKSTQVQGDFFQWELSIHIYESETMTWETPLVEVLTGWRGGDEGVICNGVLYFLIYSTGGGMPEDRHGLVTYNISGRLSQGPLLRGFVPMPCPLTCGRLMNLKEKLVMVGGIGKQDRPGIIKGIGIWLLNGKVWQEISRMPHKFFQGFGEFDDVFASSGTGDLIYIQSYGSPALLVFDFNQKQWKWSSKCPVTKRFPLQLFTGFSFEPRLEIFP